The Coffea arabica cultivar ET-39 chromosome 1e, Coffea Arabica ET-39 HiFi, whole genome shotgun sequence genome has a window encoding:
- the LOC113734991 gene encoding UDP-glucuronic acid decarboxylase 2-like translates to MGSELIYRGHESHPATDEYFPKPPKPWLSVIRPIRYMLREQRLIFVFVGIAIATLVFALLPSSSNSPYYNTGGGYNYNHGGGSSLESITSGSWNPHRMAYQNQLGGFNSGGKIPLGLKRKGLRIVVTGGAGFVGSHLVDRLMARGDSVIVVDNFFTGRKENVQHHLGNPRFELIRHDVVEPLLLEVDQIYHLACPASPVHYKHNPVKTIISNVVGTLNMLGLAKRVGARFLLTSTSEVYGDPLQHPQVETYWGNVNPIGVRSCYDEGKRTAETLTMDYHRGADVEVRIARIFNTYGPRMFLDDGRVVSNFVAQALRKEPLTVYGDGKQTRSFQYVSDLVEGLMRLMEGEHVGPFNLGNPGEFTMLELAQVVQETIDPNAKIEFRPNTEDDPHKRKPDISKAKEFLGWEPKVPLRKGLPLMVADFRQRIFGDHKEDGTSTA, encoded by the exons ATGGGTTCGGAGCTGATCTACAGGGGACACGAGTCCCATCCGGCCACCGACGAGTACTTTCCCAAACCCCCCAAGCCTTGGCTCAGCGTGATCCGCCCGATTCGTTACATGCTCCGGGAGCAGCGACTCATCTTCGTATTCGTCGGCATTGCCATAGCCACTCTTGTCTTCGCCCTCCTCCCTTCCTCCTCCAATTCCCCCTATTACAATACCGGGGGCGGTTACAATTACAATCACGGCGGTGGCAGCAGCCTGGAGTCCATCACATCCGGGTCGTGGAATCCCCATCGGATGGCCTACCAGAACCAGCTGGGAGGGTTCAATTCGGGCGGGAAAATTCCTCTGGGGCTGAAGAGGAAGGGGCTGAGGATCGTGGTGACGGGCGGGGCCGGGTTCGTGGGGAGCCATCTGGTGGACCGTCTGATGGCGAGGGGAGATAGCGTGATCGTGGTGGATAATTTCTTCACGGGAAGGAAGGAGAATGTGCAGCATCACTTGGGGAACCCTAGATTCGAGCTCATCAGGCACGACGTCGTCGAGCCCCTTCTGTTGGAGGTGGACCAGATCTACCATTTGGCTTGCCCTGCTTCTCCTGTCCATTACAAGCACAATCCTGTCAAGACTATTATATC GAACGTGGTGGGGACTCTGAACATGCTGGGACTGGCAAAGAGAGTGGGAGCCCGGTTTTTGCTAACCAGCACCAGCGAGGTGTACGGCGACCCTCTGCAACATCCACAAGTCGAAACCTACTGGGGCAATGTCAACCCCATCG GTGTCCGAAGTTGTTACGATGAGGGAAAGCGGACTGCTGAAACGTTGACAATGGACTACCACAGGGGTGCCGATGTTGAG GTGAGGATTGCTAGGATCTTTAATACCTATGGACCTAGAATGTTTCTTGATGATGGTCGTGTTGTCAGCAATTTTGTTGCTCAG GCCTTGAGGAAGGAACCATTGACAGTTTATGGTGATGGGAAACAGACCAGAAGTTTCCAATACGTTTCAGATCTG GTTGAGGGTCTTATGCGCTTGATGGAAGGAGAACATGTAGGGCCTTTCAATCTTGGAAACCCTGGTGAATTCACCATGCTCGAACTCGCTCAG GTGGTACAAGAAACTATTGATCCAAATGCTAAGATTGAGTTCAGGCCAAACACAGAGGATGACCCGCACAAAAGAAAACCAGATATCTCAAAAGCGAAAGAGTTTCTTGGTTGGGAGCCCAAAGTACCACTTAGGAAGGGTCTTCCTTTGATGGTTGCAGATTTTAGGCAACGCATCTTTGGTGACCACAAGGAAGATGGCACCTCAACGGCGTGA
- the LOC113734992 gene encoding uncharacterized protein isoform X1: MSGPMQEDVPGKNEEEEFNTGPLSVLMMSVKNNTQVLINCRNNRKLLGRVRAFDRHCNMVLENVKEMWTEVPKTGKGKKKALPVNKDRFISKMFLRGDSVIIVLRNPK; encoded by the exons ATGAG TGGGCCAATGCAGGAGGACGTCCCT GGAAAGAATGAGGAAGAGGAGTTCAACACAGGACCTCTTTCTGTTTTAATGATGAGTGTCAAGAACAATACTCAG GTACTTATCAACTGTAGGAACAATAGGAAACTTCTTGGGCGTGTGAGGGCTTTTGATCGTCACTGCAACATGGTCCTGGAAAATGTTAAGGAGATGTGGACTGAG GTGCCCAAGactgggaaaggaaagaaaaaagctCTACCCGTCAACAAAGACAGGTTTATTAGCAAAATGTTCCTTCGCGGGGATTCTGTGATTATTGTTCTTAGGAACCCTAAGTGA
- the LOC113734992 gene encoding uncharacterized protein isoform X2, which translates to MGKNEEEEFNTGPLSVLMMSVKNNTQVLINCRNNRKLLGRVRAFDRHCNMVLENVKEMWTEVPKTGKGKKKALPVNKDRFISKMFLRGDSVIIVLRNPK; encoded by the exons ATG GGAAAGAATGAGGAAGAGGAGTTCAACACAGGACCTCTTTCTGTTTTAATGATGAGTGTCAAGAACAATACTCAG GTACTTATCAACTGTAGGAACAATAGGAAACTTCTTGGGCGTGTGAGGGCTTTTGATCGTCACTGCAACATGGTCCTGGAAAATGTTAAGGAGATGTGGACTGAG GTGCCCAAGactgggaaaggaaagaaaaaagctCTACCCGTCAACAAAGACAGGTTTATTAGCAAAATGTTCCTTCGCGGGGATTCTGTGATTATTGTTCTTAGGAACCCTAAGTGA